A genomic window from Pseudonocardia broussonetiae includes:
- a CDS encoding DUF7455 domain-containing protein, with the protein MQPGTLTRPELTLADRCDRCGAAAKVRAILPSGGELLFCGHHGRAHADKLRELEASVETGS; encoded by the coding sequence ATGCAGCCAGGAACCCTGACCCGGCCCGAGTTGACCCTTGCCGACCGCTGCGACCGATGCGGAGCGGCTGCGAAGGTCCGTGCCATCCTGCCGTCCGGCGGAGAACTGCTGTTCTGCGGGCACCACGGCCGGGCACACGCCGACAAGCTCCGCGAGCTCGAAGCGAGCGTCGAGACCGGCAGCTGA
- a CDS encoding ABC transporter substrate-binding protein, with the protein MARALAVLLATLSLVLAACSGAPPGRTPIRVALDWTPNTNHTGLYVAQVEGWFAEAGLDVEFLPYNSTSPDTLVSAGAAEFGISFQDSFTYSKAAGADITSVMAVLQHWGSEIAVRADRADITSPADLDGSVYGGFGGPGEAPKMQAVIRGAGGVGEFETVVLGTSAYEALYSGDVDFTEPFVAWEGIEAELRGEPLKTFAYTDYGFPDAYSVLLIGNSPWLAGHPEEARAFVQAAQRGYQLGADDPARAAQLLMDANPGVFAEPELVTRSQDLLAAEYLRDESGAVGPQTLERWSGYSGFVVDSGSLTGPDGSPVTERPDFATWFTNEYLAP; encoded by the coding sequence ATGGCCCGTGCTCTCGCTGTCCTGCTCGCGACGCTCTCGCTCGTCCTGGCCGCCTGCTCCGGCGCGCCGCCCGGGCGGACCCCGATCCGGGTGGCGCTGGACTGGACGCCCAACACCAACCACACCGGCCTCTACGTCGCCCAGGTGGAGGGCTGGTTCGCCGAGGCCGGCCTCGACGTGGAGTTCCTGCCCTACAACTCCACCTCGCCCGACACGCTCGTGTCGGCCGGTGCCGCGGAGTTCGGCATCTCCTTCCAGGACTCCTTCACCTACTCCAAGGCCGCCGGCGCCGACATCACCTCGGTGATGGCCGTGCTGCAGCACTGGGGCAGCGAGATCGCGGTGCGCGCCGACCGCGCCGACATCACCAGCCCCGCCGACCTCGACGGCTCCGTCTACGGCGGCTTCGGCGGGCCGGGCGAGGCGCCGAAGATGCAGGCGGTGATCCGCGGTGCGGGCGGGGTGGGCGAGTTCGAGACGGTCGTGCTCGGCACGTCGGCCTACGAGGCGCTGTACTCCGGCGACGTCGACTTCACCGAGCCCTTCGTCGCCTGGGAGGGCATCGAGGCGGAGCTGCGCGGCGAGCCGCTCAAGACGTTCGCCTACACCGACTACGGCTTCCCCGACGCCTACAGCGTGCTGCTGATCGGCAACTCGCCCTGGCTCGCCGGCCATCCCGAGGAGGCCCGCGCGTTCGTGCAGGCCGCGCAGCGCGGCTACCAGCTGGGTGCCGACGACCCCGCGCGCGCCGCGCAGCTGCTCATGGACGCCAACCCCGGCGTCTTCGCCGAGCCCGAGCTCGTGACGCGCAGCCAGGACCTGCTGGCCGCGGAGTACCTGCGCGACGAGTCGGGCGCGGTGGGCCCGCAGACGCTGGAGCGCTGGAGCGGCTACTCCGGGTTCGTCGTCGACTCCGGGTCGCTGACGGGGCCCGACGGGAGCCCGGTGACCGAGCGCCCGGACTTCGCGACGTGGTTCACCAACGAGTACCTGGCGCCGTGA
- the ppk2 gene encoding polyphosphate kinase 2 — MDLPDLLADHSALRVDDSDDDDPVLVGPDGAHVDTWREGYPYDERLSRAEYDRGKRLLQIELLKLQNWVKETGQRVVILFEGRDAAGKGGTIKRFMEHLNPRGARVVALEKPTERESTQWYFQRYVAHLPAAGEIVLFDRSWYNRAGVERVMGFAEAREYMEFMREAPELERMFVRSGIHLVKLWFSVSQNEQRTRFTIRQVDPVRQWKLSPMDLASLDKWAAYTEAKEAMFFYTDTADAPWTVIKSNDKKRARLEAMRHVLRLFDYPGKDLDVATDPDRLIVGPAAEVFEFGERPGHFPALSARLRTPGPG, encoded by the coding sequence GTGGACCTCCCCGACCTCCTCGCCGACCACTCGGCCCTGCGCGTCGACGACTCCGACGACGACGACCCCGTGCTCGTCGGCCCCGACGGCGCCCACGTCGACACCTGGCGCGAGGGCTACCCGTACGACGAGCGGCTCTCGCGCGCCGAGTACGACCGCGGCAAGCGGCTGCTGCAGATCGAGCTGCTCAAGCTGCAGAACTGGGTCAAGGAGACCGGACAGCGGGTCGTCATCCTGTTCGAGGGGCGCGACGCGGCCGGCAAGGGTGGCACGATCAAGCGCTTCATGGAGCACCTCAACCCGCGCGGCGCCCGGGTCGTCGCGCTGGAGAAGCCGACCGAGCGCGAGTCCACGCAGTGGTACTTCCAGCGCTACGTGGCCCACCTGCCTGCCGCCGGCGAGATCGTCCTGTTCGACCGCAGCTGGTACAACCGCGCGGGCGTCGAACGCGTCATGGGGTTCGCCGAGGCGCGCGAGTACATGGAGTTCATGCGGGAGGCGCCGGAGCTGGAGCGGATGTTCGTCCGCAGCGGGATCCACCTGGTCAAGCTGTGGTTCTCGGTGTCGCAGAACGAGCAGCGCACCCGCTTCACGATCCGCCAGGTCGACCCGGTGCGGCAGTGGAAGCTCAGCCCGATGGACCTCGCGTCGCTCGACAAGTGGGCCGCCTACACCGAGGCGAAGGAGGCGATGTTCTTCTACACCGACACCGCCGACGCGCCCTGGACGGTGATCAAGAGCAACGACAAGAAGCGCGCGCGGCTCGAGGCGATGCGCCACGTGCTGCGCCTGTTCGACTACCCGGGCAAGGACCTCGACGTCGCCACGGACCCCGACCGGCTCATCGTCGGGCCGGCCGCGGAGGTCTTCGAGTTCGGCGAGCGGCCGGGGCACTTCCCGGCGCTGTCGGCGCGGCTGCGCACTCCCGGGCCGGGCTGA
- a CDS encoding ATP-binding cassette domain-containing protein — MSDPILQLRGVNKSFGAVQVLHDVDFTVRAGEVTALVGDNGAGKSTLVKCVAGIHPTDSGEVLFDGQPATVAAPADAAKLGIEVVYQDLALADNLDIVQNMFLGRERGKPWLLDEADMEQAARDTLASLSVRTVTSVRMPVAALSGGQRQTVAIAKAVLWDSKVVLLDEPTAALGVAQTRQVLDLVRRLAEQGLGVVLISHNMADVFEVSDRIACLYLGRMVAQVPTKDVSHGQVVELITAGRSGDLGLQRPEAVTV, encoded by the coding sequence ATGAGCGACCCGATCCTGCAGTTGCGCGGGGTGAACAAGAGCTTCGGCGCCGTGCAGGTGCTGCACGACGTCGACTTCACGGTGCGGGCCGGTGAGGTCACCGCGCTCGTCGGCGACAACGGCGCCGGCAAGTCCACGCTGGTCAAGTGCGTCGCGGGCATCCACCCCACCGACAGCGGCGAGGTGCTGTTCGACGGGCAGCCGGCGACGGTCGCAGCCCCGGCCGACGCCGCCAAGCTCGGCATCGAGGTCGTCTACCAGGACCTCGCGCTGGCCGACAACCTCGACATCGTGCAGAACATGTTCCTCGGCCGCGAGCGCGGGAAGCCCTGGCTGCTCGACGAGGCCGACATGGAGCAGGCGGCCCGCGACACCCTCGCGTCGCTGTCGGTGCGCACGGTCACCTCCGTCCGGATGCCCGTCGCGGCGCTCTCGGGCGGGCAGCGGCAGACCGTCGCCATCGCCAAGGCCGTGCTGTGGGACTCCAAGGTCGTGCTCCTCGACGAGCCGACCGCCGCGCTGGGCGTCGCCCAGACCCGCCAGGTGCTCGACCTGGTCCGCCGCCTCGCCGAGCAGGGTCTCGGCGTCGTGCTGATCAGCCACAACATGGCCGACGTGTTCGAGGTCTCCGACCGGATCGCGTGCCTCTACCTCGGACGGATGGTGGCCCAGGTGCCGACGAAGGACGTCAGCCACGGCCAGGTCGTGGAGCTCATCACGGCCGGCCGCTCCGGCGACCTGGGCCTGCAGCGCCCCGAGGCGGTGACGGTCTGA
- a CDS encoding ROK family protein, with protein MNRAWVGEHGSGSSGARPDEARRHNRAALLRRLHVDGPCTRAVLAAELGLNRSTIKAVVDGLAESGVVTEAVPARRTGAGRPSLMVLPQPESAVVLAVDVRVEQVAMSMVGLGGQVIGRHSWNLRRSTRTPGEVITHVAESAQLLAEELAVTPSGAGISVPGVVRRDDGWVHEAPNLEWRDIALGARLAAVLRLPVQVANDAEMGALAEHVRGVAREVADLVYISADKGVGGGVISSGRPLRGTRGYVGELGHLVVRPGGRPCYCGSRGCWETEVGEAALCRALGMPEDTPRGVVVAELRSLETAPVPGPLDEFAEWLATGLVTVVNMMAPELVVLGDLFTALPPGVVGHVRTLVHERSLVSRAVGGTRIETSPLGRDAKLVGAAELAFEPVLGAV; from the coding sequence GTGAACCGGGCCTGGGTGGGAGAGCACGGCAGCGGCTCGTCGGGGGCCCGCCCCGACGAGGCGCGCCGGCACAACCGGGCCGCGCTCCTGCGCCGGCTGCACGTCGACGGGCCCTGCACCCGGGCCGTGCTGGCCGCGGAGCTGGGGCTCAACCGCAGCACGATCAAGGCGGTGGTGGACGGCCTGGCGGAGTCCGGTGTCGTCACCGAGGCCGTCCCGGCGCGCCGCACGGGCGCCGGGCGGCCGTCGCTGATGGTGCTGCCGCAGCCCGAGTCGGCGGTGGTGCTCGCCGTCGACGTCCGGGTGGAGCAGGTCGCGATGTCCATGGTCGGGCTCGGCGGCCAGGTGATCGGGCGGCACAGCTGGAACCTGCGCCGCTCCACCCGCACGCCGGGCGAGGTGATCACCCACGTCGCGGAGTCGGCGCAGCTCCTCGCCGAGGAGCTGGCCGTGACCCCGTCGGGCGCGGGCATCTCGGTGCCCGGCGTCGTCCGCCGCGACGACGGCTGGGTGCACGAGGCGCCCAACCTCGAGTGGCGCGACATCGCGCTCGGCGCCCGGCTCGCGGCGGTGCTCCGGCTGCCCGTGCAGGTGGCCAACGACGCCGAGATGGGCGCGCTGGCCGAGCACGTGAGGGGCGTCGCGCGGGAGGTCGCCGACCTCGTCTACATCTCGGCGGACAAGGGCGTCGGCGGCGGCGTCATCTCCTCGGGACGGCCGCTGCGCGGCACCCGCGGCTACGTCGGCGAGCTCGGCCACCTGGTCGTGCGGCCCGGCGGGCGGCCCTGCTACTGCGGGTCGCGCGGCTGCTGGGAGACCGAGGTGGGGGAGGCGGCGCTGTGCCGCGCGCTCGGGATGCCGGAGGACACCCCGCGCGGGGTCGTCGTCGCGGAGCTGCGGTCGCTGGAGACGGCGCCGGTGCCCGGCCCGCTCGACGAGTTCGCGGAGTGGCTGGCCACCGGGCTCGTGACCGTCGTCAACATGATGGCGCCCGAGCTCGTGGTGCTCGGCGACCTGTTCACCGCGCTGCCGCCCGGGGTGGTCGGGCACGTCCGCACGCTGGTGCACGAGCGCAGCCTGGTCAGCCGGGCGGTCGGCGGGACGCGGATCGAGACCAGCCCGCTGGGCCGCGACGCCAAGCTCGTCGGGGCGGCGGAGCTGGCCTTCGAACCGGTGCTGGGCGCCGTCTGA
- a CDS encoding ABC transporter permease: MTTRIATTRLARSSTPTRGGVGLVWPALLLVALGLVAWQVGVDASGVRPQVLPSPLRVVEQGWAYRGPIWENTVPTLQATAVGFTVSLALAWTLAVAVDFSPWLRRALTPLLVASQTLPIIAIAPLLIIWLGFGLAPKVVVIALVTFFPMAVGLIEGFASTPRQATSLLRSMGASRWAQFRHVRLPGAMPSFFTALRIGITYAVTGAIFAEYVGATAGLGIFMSVQKNSFRTDLVLAAVVVTALLSVALFALTFLVQRLVAPWSRDGGSRDV; the protein is encoded by the coding sequence GTGACGACCCGGATCGCGACGACCCGACTCGCGCGCAGCAGCACCCCGACCCGCGGGGGGGTCGGGCTGGTGTGGCCCGCGCTGCTGCTCGTCGCGCTCGGGCTCGTGGCCTGGCAGGTCGGCGTCGACGCCTCGGGCGTGCGGCCGCAGGTCCTGCCCTCGCCGCTGCGGGTCGTGGAGCAGGGGTGGGCCTACCGCGGGCCGATCTGGGAGAACACCGTGCCGACGCTGCAGGCCACGGCCGTCGGGTTCACGGTGTCGCTCGCGCTGGCCTGGACGCTCGCCGTCGCCGTCGACTTCTCCCCGTGGCTGCGCCGCGCGCTCACCCCGCTGCTGGTGGCGTCCCAGACGCTGCCGATCATCGCGATCGCGCCGCTGCTGATCATCTGGCTGGGGTTCGGGCTGGCGCCCAAGGTCGTCGTCATCGCGCTGGTGACGTTCTTCCCGATGGCGGTGGGGCTGATCGAGGGCTTCGCGTCCACGCCGCGCCAGGCCACCAGCCTGCTGCGGAGCATGGGCGCCTCGCGCTGGGCGCAGTTCCGGCACGTGCGGCTGCCCGGGGCGATGCCCTCGTTCTTCACGGCCCTGCGCATCGGCATCACCTACGCCGTGACCGGCGCGATCTTCGCCGAGTACGTCGGCGCGACGGCCGGGCTCGGCATCTTCATGAGCGTGCAGAAGAACTCCTTCCGCACCGACCTGGTCCTCGCCGCCGTCGTCGTCACGGCGCTGCTGTCGGTGGCGCTGTTCGCGCTGACGTTCCTCGTGCAGCGGCTGGTGGCCCCGTGGAGCCGCGACGGGGGGAGCCGGGATGTCTGA
- a CDS encoding sugar ABC transporter permease — protein MSAPEKPDLEKKSAAERAAPASSRAADFGIDTTARTTGQAVAAYLRGLRTGELGALPALLGLLVLLVLFSVLDSTGTFPSLLNLANLLQQGAGRTIIAMGLVFVLLTGEIDLAAGTASGLAAAVMALHLVSGGNLLGGMGTTVFVLFLLVVVLAIVLALLLRIWAGAVLSAVALLLLVIGFPPNPWLQMLLAVCVGVVIGCITGFLVARVGMPSFVVTLALFIAWQGIILALIGDGGTLGLRDPVINAVANGNLSTLGSWVLFVVAAGGYAAVLLNRQVSRRKLGLVAQPTGLVLIKVGAVVVLGAIATFLLTLNRSPGDTLIEGVPFVVPIVLALLVIGTYVLDRTRFGRHVYAVGGNREAARRAGIDVVRIRASVFVIASAFAAIGAIVYSSKVGSVSPGAGGGNTLLFAVGAAVIGGTSLFGGRGRISNAVIGGAVLATVENGLGLLRQPAAVVFVVTGLVLLLAASVDVLSRRRSAVAGR, from the coding sequence ATGAGCGCCCCCGAGAAGCCCGACCTCGAGAAGAAGTCGGCGGCCGAGCGCGCCGCGCCGGCGTCGAGCCGCGCGGCCGACTTCGGCATCGACACCACCGCCCGCACGACGGGCCAGGCCGTCGCGGCCTACCTGCGCGGCCTGCGCACCGGCGAGCTGGGCGCGCTGCCCGCGCTGCTCGGCCTGCTGGTGCTGCTCGTCCTGTTCAGCGTGCTCGACTCCACCGGCACGTTCCCGAGCCTGCTCAACCTGGCCAACCTGCTCCAGCAGGGCGCCGGGCGCACGATCATCGCGATGGGCCTGGTGTTCGTCCTGCTCACCGGCGAGATCGACCTCGCGGCCGGCACGGCCTCCGGGCTCGCGGCCGCGGTGATGGCGCTGCACCTGGTCAGCGGCGGCAACCTGCTCGGCGGCATGGGCACCACGGTGTTCGTGCTGTTCCTGCTGGTCGTGGTGCTGGCGATCGTGCTGGCGCTGCTGCTGAGGATCTGGGCGGGGGCCGTGCTCAGCGCCGTGGCCCTGCTGCTCCTGGTGATCGGCTTCCCGCCGAACCCGTGGCTGCAGATGCTGCTCGCGGTGTGCGTCGGCGTCGTCATCGGCTGCATCACCGGGTTCCTGGTGGCGCGGGTCGGCATGCCGTCGTTCGTCGTCACGCTGGCGCTGTTCATCGCCTGGCAGGGCATCATCCTGGCGCTCATCGGCGACGGCGGCACGCTCGGCCTGCGCGACCCGGTGATCAACGCGGTCGCCAACGGCAACCTGTCGACGCTGGGCAGCTGGGTGCTGTTCGTCGTCGCCGCGGGCGGCTACGCGGCCGTCCTGCTCAACCGGCAGGTCTCGCGGCGCAAGCTCGGCCTGGTGGCCCAGCCCACCGGGCTGGTGCTGATCAAGGTCGGCGCCGTCGTCGTGCTGGGCGCGATCGCCACGTTCCTGCTCACGCTGAACCGCTCACCGGGCGACACCCTCATCGAGGGCGTGCCCTTCGTGGTGCCGATCGTGCTGGCGCTGCTGGTCATCGGCACCTACGTGCTCGACCGCACCCGCTTCGGCCGGCACGTCTACGCCGTCGGCGGCAACCGGGAGGCCGCACGGCGCGCAGGTATCGACGTCGTGCGCATCCGGGCGTCGGTGTTCGTCATCGCCTCGGCGTTCGCGGCGATCGGCGCGATCGTCTACTCGTCGAAGGTCGGGTCGGTCAGCCCCGGCGCGGGTGGCGGCAACACGCTGCTGTTCGCGGTCGGCGCGGCCGTCATCGGCGGCACGTCGCTGTTCGGCGGGCGCGGGCGGATCAGCAACGCGGTGATCGGCGGCGCGGTCCTCGCGACCGTCGAGAACGGCCTGGGCCTGCTCCGGCAGCCTGCGGCCGTGGTGTTCGTGGTGACCGGGCTGGTGCTGCTGCTGGCGGCGTCGGTCGACGTCCTCTCGCGGCGGCGGTCTGCGGTCGCCGGCAGGTGA
- a CDS encoding sugar ABC transporter substrate-binding protein produces MRTRRTAQLALGLGVALTLAACGQNAAAPTAAPGAEVAEDAPRVGVILPETESSARWEGFDRPLLTAAMAEAGLDADIQNAQGDEQTFTTLADGFIASGVDVLVIAAITSESGAAVAAKAKAQGIPTIDYDRLSLGGSSDYYVSFDNEGVGALQGEGLAQALTGAQGAQVIEIRGAPTDNNATLFYNGAQTVLKPLYDSGALSLVASQPIEDWDNQIGGTTFEQLLTSNGGQVGGVLAANDGLAGAIITVLQKYGLNGSVPVTGQDATPDGLQAILRGDQYMTVYKPIQEEAQATAELAAALAKDDTAAADAIATDTVDDPEGNRQVKSVLLTPQLITRDNVKTVIDDGAVPASEVCVADLAAVCTELGIS; encoded by the coding sequence ATGCGCACCAGGAGAACCGCTCAGCTCGCACTCGGGCTGGGAGTAGCCCTCACGCTGGCCGCGTGCGGTCAGAACGCCGCCGCGCCGACCGCCGCGCCCGGCGCCGAGGTGGCCGAGGACGCGCCGCGCGTCGGCGTCATCCTCCCGGAGACCGAGAGCTCCGCCCGCTGGGAGGGCTTCGACCGGCCCCTGCTCACCGCCGCGATGGCCGAGGCCGGCCTCGACGCCGACATCCAGAACGCGCAGGGCGACGAGCAGACCTTCACCACGCTGGCCGACGGCTTCATCGCCAGCGGCGTGGACGTCCTCGTCATCGCCGCGATCACCAGCGAGTCCGGTGCCGCCGTGGCCGCCAAGGCCAAGGCCCAGGGCATCCCGACGATCGACTACGACCGCCTGAGCCTCGGCGGCTCCAGCGACTACTACGTGTCCTTCGACAACGAGGGCGTCGGCGCGCTGCAGGGCGAGGGCCTGGCCCAGGCGCTGACCGGGGCGCAGGGCGCCCAGGTCATCGAGATCCGCGGCGCGCCCACCGACAACAACGCGACGCTGTTCTACAACGGCGCGCAGACGGTGCTCAAGCCGCTCTACGACTCGGGCGCGCTCAGCCTGGTCGCCAGCCAGCCGATCGAGGACTGGGACAACCAGATCGGCGGCACCACCTTCGAGCAGCTGCTCACCAGCAACGGCGGCCAGGTCGGCGGCGTGCTCGCCGCCAACGACGGCCTCGCCGGCGCGATCATCACCGTGCTGCAGAAGTACGGCCTGAACGGCTCCGTGCCCGTCACCGGCCAGGACGCCACCCCGGACGGCCTGCAGGCCATCCTGCGCGGCGACCAGTACATGACGGTCTACAAGCCGATCCAGGAGGAGGCCCAGGCCACCGCGGAGCTCGCCGCCGCACTGGCCAAGGACGACACCGCGGCCGCCGACGCCATCGCGACCGACACCGTCGACGACCCGGAGGGCAACCGCCAGGTCAAGTCGGTCCTGCTCACCCCGCAGCTGATCACCCGTGACAACGTCAAGACCGTGATCGACGACGGCGCGGTCCCCGCGTCCGAGGTCTGCGTCGCCGACCTGGCCGCGGTCTGCACCGAGCTCGGCATCAGCTGA
- a CDS encoding ABC transporter ATP-binding protein: protein MSESKLLVDHVHLAFGDLPVLDGVAFDVAPGEFVSLVGPSGCGKSTLFDVIAGLRRPDAGRVVVDGEDATGRVDPFAYMPQQDLLFPWRTVLDNTALGLEVAGVPRREARRRAGELFGPFGLAGFERARPAELSGGMRQRAALLRTVVQDRAVLLLDEPFGALDSLTRADLQAWLDDVRAGFGWTVLLVTHDIREAVRLSDRVVVLAPRPTRVRREVTVDLPRPRTTESVLSPAFAAVEAEVLAALREP from the coding sequence ATGTCTGAGTCGAAGCTGCTCGTCGACCACGTCCACCTCGCGTTCGGCGACCTGCCCGTCCTCGATGGCGTCGCGTTCGACGTGGCGCCGGGGGAGTTCGTGTCGCTGGTCGGGCCCAGCGGCTGCGGCAAGTCGACGCTGTTCGACGTGATCGCGGGGCTGCGCCGGCCCGACGCCGGGCGGGTCGTCGTCGACGGGGAGGACGCGACCGGCCGCGTCGACCCCTTCGCCTACATGCCCCAGCAGGACCTGCTGTTCCCGTGGCGCACGGTGCTCGACAACACCGCGCTCGGGCTGGAGGTCGCCGGCGTCCCGCGGCGCGAGGCCCGGCGGCGGGCGGGGGAGCTGTTCGGCCCCTTCGGCCTGGCGGGATTCGAGCGGGCCCGGCCCGCGGAGCTGTCGGGCGGCATGCGCCAGCGCGCCGCGCTGCTGCGGACCGTCGTGCAGGACCGGGCGGTGCTGCTGCTCGACGAGCCCTTCGGCGCGCTCGACTCGCTCACCCGCGCCGACCTGCAGGCCTGGCTCGACGACGTGCGCGCCGGCTTCGGCTGGACCGTCCTGCTCGTCACCCACGACATCCGCGAGGCCGTGCGGCTCTCCGACCGCGTCGTCGTGCTCGCGCCGCGGCCGACCCGGGTGCGGCGCGAGGTCACCGTCGACCTGCCGCGCCCGCGCACGACGGAGTCCGTGCTCTCGCCCGCCTTCGCGGCGGTCGAGGCGGAGGTGCTGGCGGCGCTGCGCGAGCCCTGA
- a CDS encoding EamA family transporter, which translates to MVTATHQRVPAPVLFVAGGLSMYVGAALAVGLFDVLPPTVVALLRLLGAAAVLLAWRRPGRAAWRGSRLARASAFGLATALMNLAFYEAIARLPLGTAVAVEFVGPVAVAAVASRRPRDVAAVALAALGVALIADVRWSGSPSGVLWALAAAGMWAAYILLGKRVATAGNGLDDMAVGFTVAAVLLSPLLMVGGPTALGALADPAVLLLAVGVGVLSSVVPYVLDQLVLRRVGQARFAVLLALLPATATVVGLVALAQVPGLLEGAGIAAVIAAVALRSRDGDVVPDADPR; encoded by the coding sequence ATGGTCACCGCCACCCACCAGCGGGTCCCCGCGCCCGTGCTGTTCGTCGCGGGCGGCCTCTCGATGTACGTCGGGGCTGCCCTGGCCGTGGGCCTGTTCGACGTCCTCCCGCCCACCGTGGTGGCCCTTCTGCGCCTCCTGGGGGCCGCCGCGGTGCTGCTCGCCTGGCGCCGCCCGGGCCGCGCGGCGTGGCGCGGATCACGTCTGGCGCGGGCCTCCGCCTTCGGACTGGCCACCGCCCTGATGAACCTCGCGTTCTACGAGGCCATAGCCCGGCTGCCGCTGGGCACGGCCGTGGCTGTCGAGTTCGTCGGCCCGGTGGCGGTCGCGGCGGTGGCCTCGCGGCGGCCCCGGGACGTCGCCGCCGTCGCGCTGGCCGCCCTGGGTGTGGCGCTCATCGCGGATGTGCGCTGGTCAGGGAGCCCGTCCGGAGTGCTGTGGGCGCTCGCGGCGGCGGGCATGTGGGCGGCCTACATCCTGCTCGGCAAGCGCGTCGCGACCGCGGGCAACGGGCTCGACGACATGGCGGTCGGCTTCACCGTGGCCGCCGTCCTGCTCTCGCCGCTGCTGATGGTCGGCGGCCCCACCGCGCTCGGCGCGCTCGCCGACCCGGCCGTGCTGCTGCTGGCCGTCGGCGTGGGCGTGCTGTCCAGCGTCGTGCCCTACGTCCTGGACCAGCTCGTGCTCCGCCGCGTCGGGCAGGCCCGCTTCGCGGTGCTCCTCGCGCTGCTCCCGGCCACGGCGACCGTCGTCGGGCTGGTCGCCCTCGCGCAGGTGCCCGGCCTGCTCGAGGGGGCCGGCATCGCGGCGGTCATCGCCGCCGTGGCGCTGCGCTCCCGCGACGGCGACGTGGTCCCGGACGCGGACCCCCGGTAA